The window AGAGATGCAATTGAGCAAGTGTTTTATACACTAAAATCAATTCTGCATTCAGGTCATATTCTATTAGCTGTTTCTCGAGTTCACGCAATGCTCTCACCGAAAATTCGCGGTTGTTTCCAAAAAGGTGTGCCGGTACTCTGGAGACCTCATCCATTAACGTTTGTATCGGATTCTGCACTTTCTTACTGAGTATAGAAGCGATTTTGGAATTCAGGCGGGACTTCAGCGTATAATAAGCGCTGGGGTTCACCTGTAAGATATCCATCATCTCGCTATCTTCTACTTCGCGATTCCGTGTAGTTTCCAGCACCAGAAAAGGCTTATTCTTCTTCTTCCCTGACACCTCCTGCAACAGTTGCTGGTATTCATCTTCGGTCAGTTTCTTAATTGTTTTACTTAAGATTTCCATGCTTGAGCTTGCTTAAATTGGATGAGTATTTTATGCCACTTGATACGCAGATCTTTCAACAAGGTTTCCGGGTCTCTCTATTCTGATTATTTCAACCGGGTAGGAACTTCTTTCCATAAACTGCGTATTCAGTCCATGATCGCAAGAATATTACGAACGTCCTTTCTACTTCAATTCCCCTTCCCCGGTTACTATTTCCCTTTAAAAACGGTGAAAAAAGACCAAAACCTTACAAATGGAAGGAATGTAACCAATACCCCCTCTACCCACGTATATAGGATCGTAAATTGACAATGACCAAAAAATAAATTGAAAATGAACCACCAGGCACACACAGAAGACTTCTACAAAACCATCCGTGAAAACAGGATGCTGATGTACTCTAAACCGAAGCGTTACTTCAATCGTGACGAACAGAAAGGATCAACGTTTAAATATCTCTTCCTGATTGAGACGATCGTATTCATTCTCCTCATGGCTGCAGCAGGCACCACCATGGCACAGGGAACTCAGGTCGCACCGGGTGCTCCGTTCACTGCGAATGAGCAGGCGGGTGTCAATATTCACAACTACAATACGGTTTACAACAGCGGTAAAGTATTCGTGAGCTGGACGTCAAAAAATGAAAGCGAAGACTGCGTATATGTTATAGAACGCTCCGGAAACGGTCAGGAATTTCAATCGGTTGGTGTAAAAGAAGGTATTGGATCGGAAATCGAACTCTACTATTCATGGATCGACAAAACACCTCCTGCAGGATTTGCCTACTACCGTGTAAAGAAAATTACCAAGGAAGGTACACAATTATACAGCTCTGTTAGTTCTGTTATCAACCAGTCATCGAATTTCGAAAACTACGCACAGGGCGAAGAAGAAAACAAATAATCGACGTCCCTTTATACGTGAAGTGCACGTGTTTACGAACTATGAAAATAACGGCGAATAGGGTATTCAGAAAATATCTCAGCTTGTTGTTTCTACTTACTGCAACAACGTTACTACGGGCCCAGGTGCCCGTAGCTTCGTTTACCAGTAGCCAGGACAGCGGTTGCGCGCCCTTATTAGTGAATTTTATAAACACTTCTACCGGTGCCGTTAGTTATCAATGGAGTCTTGGTAACGGAAACAATTCGACTTTAACCAATCCCTCCACCTCTTATATTAATTCCGGTGCATATACGGTTGTCCTTATTGCCACCTCTGCCACAGGAATTAAAGACACCATTGTCTCTACCATTACCATATTAGGCGACCCGGTTGCTGATTTCAATGCTTCTGCTTTTTCAGGTTGCGAAGATCAGAACAGCATACTCTTTACCAATATTTCTGTGGGCGCCTCTTCCTATATATGGGATTTTGGTGATGGCAGTTCATCTAATGCAACAAATCCCTCACATACTTACACTACGCCCGGTACGTACAATGTCAAGCTCATTGCATCAAATATTTTCGGGTGCCAGGACATTGCGATAAAGAACAGTTATATCACCATTCATGCGAGTCCGCTGGCTCAAATTACCATCAACCAGACTTCGGCATGTGATGTTGCGACCATCTTTCAGTTTTCCGCTTCCGCAACAAACATCTCCTCCTGGCAATGGAACTTTGGTGATGGAAACACCTCCACACAGCAAAATCCTTCGCATCAATATGCCGGTGCAGGAAACTATCCGGTCACTTTAATTGTCACTTCTCCAAATGGATGTATAGACACCGCCACTTCTGCCAATAACATCACCATTGGAAATAGTTTAGTCCCTTCTTTTACGATGAATGATAGTGCAGGATGTGGTCCGCTCACAATTCAGTTTGACTGTACTGTACCCAATGCCACCACCTGGAGCTGGGATCTGGGCGATGGCACCACTTCTACTCTGGACAATCCTGTACATACTTATACCAATCCCGGTTCATATACGATTACACTCACCGTTACCACCCAGAGCGGTTGCAATGGTTCCGTTACACTTCCTAATCTGGTTGTAGTAGATGCGCTACCGGTAGCTAATTTCACTGTGCTGCAGGATAGTGGTTGTGTTCCTTTCATCGCGCAGTTTATTAATTTGAGTACAGGAGCGACTTCCTATTTGTGGAAATTCGGAAACAGCGATTCCTCATATCTGACCAATCCAACGACGCTTTATACACAGGGTGGCTACTTCAGTGTGACCTTAACTGCGATCTCTCCTAATGGTTGTCAAACTTCAATTACAAGACCGCAACTCATAAAATCCTTTGCCCCCAGAGCCTACTTTACCGGAACGCCACTGGTAGGTTGTCCGGGCATGACAGTTCAGTTTACACATACCGGCAATGCCGTTAATGTCAATAATTACCTATGGAATTTTGGAGATGGCACTACTTCCAATCTTGCCAACCCCAGTCATACATACGCTGCGATTGGAAATTATACGGTATATCTGATCGTCACCAATTCATTCGGTTGTAAAGACACGGTGTATAAAGCAAATTATGTGACCGTCATCAGCGGACAAGTGGCTTACACAGTCCCCGATACATTCCTTGTTTGTCAGGATAATCCGATAGCGTTTTCAGATCCTACTACAGGCAGTAACACCTGGAACTGGAATTTCGGGAATGGATCCGGCTCCACTTCTCAATCCCCAAGTGCCTTGTATCCGACACCGGGTATCTATACGGTTACATTACAAACGTCGATGCCGGGAGGATGTACTCAAACCTTCAATCCCTATGCAATTGTAAAAGCCATTCCCTACGATCCGCAGCCGATAGAGTTTAATTTTATCAATCCCTGTAAACCTTATACCATTAGTTTCTCCACCCAAACGCCCGATATCACCACTTTCAGTTGGGATTTCGGTGACGGTACTACTTCAACGTTAGCCAATCCGACACATACTTATCAGCAGGCGGGCACTTATACCATTGTCTTAAACATGAGCATTGGTGAAGGCTGTCTTGCCACCATCACCACTACCATCACACTCGGACATTCGAATCCTATGCTCTCCGGAAGTCAGGATATTTGCTTAGGAAGTCCGGTGCAATTCAGTTTAACCGATTCACTCGCCTTTACCAATGCGTTATGGAATTTTGGAGATGGAAATACGTCGGCACAATTGCAACCCGCCTACACCTATACCACTGCGGGCAGCTATAATGTCGAACTCATCACCACCGATACGCTGGGTTGCAAAGACACTTTTAATCTGGCAATACCGGTTGTAGTGAACAATCCCATTCCGGCATTCACTTCTAACACTATTTCCTGTGTCAATGCAGCGGTGACCTTTCAAAACAATTCGCAAAACGCCTCTTCCTATAGTTGGGACTTTGGAGATGGAAACACATCCAATGATCTGAATCCTACGCATACCTTCGCGCAGGCTGGCGTATATACTATAACGTTAACGGCTATAGAAAATACCTGTTCTGTTACACATACAGCTGTGGGCTATCTGAATGTGATACAGGCGCAAAGTTTATTCACCTATACCACCAACGGACAATGTATGCCGGTCACGGTAAGCTTTACAGATCAAAGTAACAATGCCGTGCAATGGCTTTGGTATTTTGGAAATGGCGACAGTTCGGTACAGCAAAATCCGGTATACACCTATTATAGTGATCCGACCGATTCCATTCAACTCATCATAACTGATAACAATGGGTGCATGGATACTTCCTATCAGGTTCCATTCCCCTATTATGCGGCCGGTGCGCTGGTTGATGATTCAACAGGATGTATTCCACATGCTGTACAGTTCAGTGATCTTTCCAACGGAGCCATCGCCTGGACCTGGAACTTTGGCGACAACAGCACATCAACGTTGCAACATCCCACACATACTTACACCGGCAATGGCTATTTTGATGTCATGCTGATTGCAGAATTCCCGGGTGGATGCCTGGATACCATTC of the Bacteroidota bacterium genome contains:
- a CDS encoding PKD domain-containing protein, with amino-acid sequence MKITANRVFRKYLSLLFLLTATTLLRAQVPVASFTSSQDSGCAPLLVNFINTSTGAVSYQWSLGNGNNSTLTNPSTSYINSGAYTVVLIATSATGIKDTIVSTITILGDPVADFNASAFSGCEDQNSILFTNISVGASSYIWDFGDGSSSNATNPSHTYTTPGTYNVKLIASNIFGCQDIAIKNSYITIHASPLAQITINQTSACDVATIFQFSASATNISSWQWNFGDGNTSTQQNPSHQYAGAGNYPVTLIVTSPNGCIDTATSANNITIGNSLVPSFTMNDSAGCGPLTIQFDCTVPNATTWSWDLGDGTTSTLDNPVHTYTNPGSYTITLTVTTQSGCNGSVTLPNLVVVDALPVANFTVLQDSGCVPFIAQFINLSTGATSYLWKFGNSDSSYLTNPTTLYTQGGYFSVTLTAISPNGCQTSITRPQLIKSFAPRAYFTGTPLVGCPGMTVQFTHTGNAVNVNNYLWNFGDGTTSNLANPSHTYAAIGNYTVYLIVTNSFGCKDTVYKANYVTVISGQVAYTVPDTFLVCQDNPIAFSDPTTGSNTWNWNFGNGSGSTSQSPSALYPTPGIYTVTLQTSMPGGCTQTFNPYAIVKAIPYDPQPIEFNFINPCKPYTISFSTQTPDITTFSWDFGDGTTSTLANPTHTYQQAGTYTIVLNMSIGEGCLATITTTITLGHSNPMLSGSQDICLGSPVQFSLTDSLAFTNALWNFGDGNTSAQLQPAYTYTTAGSYNVELITTDTLGCKDTFNLAIPVVVNNPIPAFTSNTISCVNAAVTFQNNSQNASSYSWDFGDGNTSNDLNPTHTFAQAGVYTITLTAIENTCSVTHTAVGYLNVIQAQSLFTYTTNGQCMPVTVSFTDQSNNAVQWLWYFGNGDSSVQQNPVYTYYSDPTDSIQLIITDNNGCMDTSYQVPFPYYAAGALVDDSTGCIPHAVQFSDLSNGAIAWTWNFGDNSTSTLQHPTHTYTGNGYFDVMLIAEFPGGCLDTILYPDMVHISSPVVDFYSPSLAGCSPTQISFVNTTSDATQFSWSFGDGGISSNINPQHIYYIPGTYTITLIAINSYGCSDTMIRQDYISIPGTYTNFGISTLSGCQGQGVQFTDSSINASQWSWDFGDGTIDTLCHPAHIYQDTGSYTITLITIDSIGCTSSYSYPLPLIIHPKPVAAASVTDSSGCSTFTTSFINLSQGAITYLWDLGDGDTSQLDDPTHTYIQGGMYYPELIATTSFGCKDTFQFSTGIDVWQTPVAGISASDTVGCEPAQLTFSSNSSLTQNPNYNWTTNNGLSSTDSVFQPLLVNDSIYTITLIITNSNGCSDTAQQQVLIHPSPAASATVNTNSGCNPLSTQFTNTSGGAISYTWYFGNGDSSTTTDPSYTYSIPGQYTPVLIATNNFGCSDTFTFQPGIESLLTPVAAFSVDTTAVCFGDVLQFNDQSNDTIAPTYQWDFGFTTSTLMNPVITGNSSGIFDVTLIVTNNNGCSDTSTQLQYFQVYDTLPPAVSPIASASVLNDQQVEITWFNTWQNDVAAYRLYRYNTAGNAWDLIYTDNNPVLATTALTSAYTDNGLNTKNNTYTYKVQTIDHCGYELPLDSSTSHTTINISAQSTGLIIQVSWTAYQGCTFNEYKLYRTERPSGSPQLIASLPSTTLQYTDTTLLCPFEYEYRVEAVDLCGQPFRAWSDTAAAWPENIFENQQSLIVRSTVVNNQYILTEWNAPFIHPERVLEYRIFRSIDNINFSQIATEPAAVNSYTDMTAEVQTNSYTYKVVVVNDCQIPGLESNIGKSILLEGYWKDHRTYLNWSPYEDWATGVDNYVIEFLSPQGTWVPVKTVTGTSISTELDD